Proteins encoded within one genomic window of Acidobacteriota bacterium:
- the ppdK gene encoding pyruvate, phosphate dikinase: MADNKWVYSFGGGDAEGDASLRELLGGKGANLAEMAKLGLPVPPGFTISTEVCTHFTTSGGGFPETLREQVAAALERVEALMEKKFGDAAGPLLVSVRSGARVSMPGMMDTVLNLGLNDTTVEGLAASSGNPRFAWDAYRRFVAMYGDVVLELKPTSKKERDPFEVLLEAMKEKRGVSLDTELGADDLKELVGQFKALVLERTGQPFPEDPSEQLWGAIAAVFRSWENPRAGEYRRMYHIPADWGTAVNVQAMVYGNLGEDCATGVAFTRDPATGERRVFGEFLINAQGEDVVAGTRTPQPISRTQVDAGRGESVSFEEVMPAAYNQLLDIAAKLEAHYHDMQDVEFTVERGRLFMLQTRSGKRTGVAAIRIATDMVDEGLIDPKTAVGRVEADAMEHLLAPIFAPAELAQAERDGRLLATGLPAGPGAATGKIVFHADDAKAMAARGESVVLVRVETSPEDVGGMEAARGILTARGGMTSHAALVARQRGKPCVVGCSGIEIDYQAGTLKAGERVLAEGEWICLDGTTGKVYSGKMAPNPSEVVAALVQGTISLESSDIARRYVRMLEWADEFRRLGVRTNADTPDQSAEAVALGAEGIGLTRTEHMFFEGQRIDAVRKMIIADSAEGRRRALAEILPMQREDFIGIFRAMQGRPVTIRTLDPPLHEFLPHTAEEVTELAAQLGVPAAELQAKIDALQEANPMLGHRGCRLGIFYPEITEMQARAIIEAALVVQGEGVPVRPEIMIPLVGSRSELAAQRQVVERVAEEVFAEKGAKVDYLVGTMIELPRAALTADAIAHEADFFSFGTNDLTQTTYGLSRDDAGKFLPFYIETGILPADPFQTLDQEGVGVLLEMGTRKGRDTRPELKVGICGEHGGDPRSIAFAHKVGLDYVSCSPRRVPVARIAAAQAAIAEGRE; encoded by the coding sequence ATGGCTGACAACAAGTGGGTTTATTCCTTCGGCGGCGGCGATGCCGAAGGTGACGCCTCCCTTCGCGAACTTCTCGGCGGCAAGGGGGCCAACCTGGCGGAAATGGCCAAGCTGGGGCTGCCCGTTCCCCCCGGCTTCACCATCAGTACCGAGGTCTGCACGCACTTCACCACCTCCGGAGGCGGCTTTCCGGAAACCTTGCGCGAACAGGTGGCCGCGGCCCTCGAACGGGTCGAGGCGCTGATGGAGAAGAAGTTCGGCGACGCCGCGGGACCGTTGCTGGTCTCCGTGCGCTCCGGCGCCCGGGTTTCCATGCCGGGCATGATGGACACGGTGCTCAACCTGGGACTCAACGACACCACGGTGGAGGGGCTGGCGGCCTCTTCCGGCAATCCGCGCTTCGCCTGGGACGCCTATCGCCGTTTCGTCGCGATGTACGGTGACGTGGTGCTCGAACTCAAGCCGACCTCCAAGAAAGAGCGTGACCCCTTCGAGGTGCTGCTCGAGGCGATGAAGGAAAAGCGCGGCGTGAGTCTCGACACCGAGCTGGGCGCCGACGACCTGAAAGAGCTGGTGGGACAGTTCAAGGCCCTGGTGCTCGAGCGCACGGGCCAGCCCTTTCCCGAAGATCCCTCCGAACAGCTCTGGGGCGCCATCGCGGCGGTGTTCCGGAGTTGGGAGAATCCCCGGGCGGGCGAGTACCGGCGGATGTACCACATTCCCGCGGACTGGGGCACGGCGGTCAACGTCCAGGCCATGGTCTACGGCAACCTGGGTGAGGATTGCGCCACCGGCGTGGCCTTCACGCGCGATCCCGCCACGGGCGAGCGGAGGGTTTTCGGCGAGTTCCTGATCAATGCCCAGGGCGAGGACGTGGTGGCCGGCACCCGCACGCCCCAGCCCATCAGTCGCACCCAGGTGGATGCGGGGCGGGGCGAGTCGGTTTCCTTCGAGGAGGTGATGCCGGCCGCCTACAACCAGTTGCTGGACATCGCCGCCAAGCTCGAGGCCCACTACCACGACATGCAGGACGTGGAGTTCACCGTCGAGCGCGGCCGGCTGTTCATGTTGCAGACCCGCTCGGGCAAGCGCACGGGCGTGGCGGCGATTCGCATCGCCACCGACATGGTGGACGAGGGCCTGATCGACCCCAAGACCGCCGTGGGGCGCGTGGAGGCCGACGCCATGGAACACCTGCTCGCGCCGATCTTCGCGCCGGCGGAGCTGGCCCAGGCGGAAAGAGACGGCCGGCTGCTGGCCACCGGCCTGCCCGCCGGACCGGGAGCGGCGACGGGAAAGATCGTCTTCCACGCCGATGACGCCAAGGCCATGGCCGCCAGGGGCGAGAGCGTGGTGCTGGTGCGGGTGGAGACCTCCCCCGAGGACGTCGGCGGCATGGAGGCTGCCCGCGGCATCCTCACCGCCCGCGGCGGGATGACCTCCCACGCCGCCCTGGTCGCCCGGCAGCGGGGCAAGCCCTGCGTGGTGGGCTGCTCGGGCATCGAGATCGACTACCAGGCGGGAACCCTCAAGGCCGGTGAACGCGTGCTGGCCGAAGGAGAGTGGATCTGCCTCGACGGGACCACCGGCAAGGTCTATTCCGGCAAGATGGCCCCCAATCCTTCCGAGGTGGTCGCCGCCCTGGTGCAGGGGACGATTTCCCTCGAGTCCAGCGATATCGCCCGGCGTTACGTGCGGATGCTGGAGTGGGCCGACGAGTTCCGTCGCCTGGGGGTGCGGACCAATGCCGACACCCCCGACCAGTCGGCCGAGGCGGTGGCCCTGGGCGCCGAGGGCATCGGCCTGACCCGTACCGAACACATGTTCTTCGAGGGGCAGCGCATCGACGCGGTGCGCAAGATGATCATCGCCGACAGCGCCGAGGGCCGTCGCCGGGCCCTGGCGGAGATCCTGCCCATGCAGCGGGAAGATTTCATCGGCATCTTCCGTGCCATGCAGGGGCGGCCGGTGACGATTCGCACCCTCGACCCGCCACTGCACGAGTTCCTGCCTCACACCGCCGAAGAGGTCACCGAACTGGCGGCTCAACTGGGAGTCCCGGCCGCGGAACTGCAAGCCAAGATCGACGCCCTGCAGGAAGCCAACCCGATGCTCGGGCACCGGGGTTGCCGGCTCGGCATCTTCTACCCCGAGATCACCGAGATGCAGGCGCGCGCGATCATCGAGGCGGCGCTGGTGGTGCAGGGGGAAGGCGTTCCGGTCCGGCCGGAGATCATGATTCCCCTGGTGGGCAGCCGGAGCGAGCTGGCGGCCCAGCGGCAGGTGGTCGAACGGGTCGCGGAAGAGGTCTTCGCCGAGAAGGGCGCGAAGGTCGATTACCTGGTGGGCACCATGATCGAACTGCCCCGGGCCGCCCTGACCGCCGACGCCATTGCCCACGAGGCCGATTTCTTCTCCTTCGGTACCAACGATCTGACCCAGACCACCTATGGCCTTTCCCGGGACGACGCGGGCAAGTTCCTGCCGTTCTACATCGAGACCGGCATCCTGCCCGCGGACCCCTTCCAGACCCTCGATCAGGAGGGGGTGGGCGTGTTGCTCGAAATGGGCACACGCAAGGGAAGGGATACCCGGCCGGAGCTGAAGGTGGGGATCTGCGGCGAGCACGGAGGGGACCCGCGTTCGATCGCCTTCGCCCACAAGGTGGGACTGGACTACGTCTCCTGTTCTCCGCGGCGGGTGCCCGTCGCCCGGATCGCCGCCGCCCAGGCGGCCATCGCCGAAGGGCGGGAGTGA
- the glyS gene encoding glycine--tRNA ligase subunit beta, translated as MKTLPVVIEVGCEEIPARMLPGAAAELGRVVTALLDRAGLEHDAPRGAWTPRRIAVTFERVQAATPEKKDLLLGPPARAAWDAEGRPTRAAEGFARKNGARVEDLVREKTERGEYAALEVRRPARRVGEVLADGFEESVARISFPKTMRWSDGRWTFVRPVHSLVALAGDQVMPLRLFGIEAGRRSLGHRALSPEGVEIGAAASWSRSLAEAGVEVDPRRRRERLLESLRAVAAEQGGELVEDEALLTEVADMVELPAALGGRFDRRFVDALPVEVLETCLRQHQKAFTIAKEGRRLPAFAVAVNMPADPQGHIRRGHEWVISGRLEDALFFWNEDRRRPLEDRRDALEGVIFHQKLGTYAAKVRRVQALSLHLAAASGFSAAQRDHLARAAALCRCDLVTGLVGEFPELQGRAGGLMARADGVAEDVVAAIYDHYLPASATDPLPRTREGLCLALADRLDTLAGGFAAGLAPTGSRDPFALRRAGTAAVRLAEALGPVDLAEALVEAFAGYRGGSWGPDLAGAVGRHRRAVLDFLLDRLAVLGERRGARYDEINAVTALGRERLVVADLVARLEALRRFRDSDDFYALAAAAKRVRNILSQAREKGQAVEAGAGAEALVQSAEVDLAGRLEQVRGRVEAAAAAADYRAALEALAGLRNAIDRFFDEIMVMDEDPSLRRARLGLLAGFHDLAHSVVQLSELVA; from the coding sequence GTGAAGACGTTGCCGGTGGTGATCGAGGTGGGTTGCGAGGAGATCCCCGCGCGGATGCTGCCCGGCGCCGCGGCGGAACTGGGACGGGTGGTGACCGCGCTGCTCGATCGGGCGGGCCTCGAGCACGACGCCCCCCGGGGCGCCTGGACCCCCCGTCGGATCGCCGTGACTTTCGAGCGGGTGCAGGCTGCGACTCCCGAGAAGAAAGACCTGTTGCTCGGCCCCCCGGCCCGCGCGGCCTGGGATGCCGAGGGTCGGCCGACCCGGGCGGCGGAGGGTTTCGCGCGCAAGAACGGCGCCCGGGTCGAGGATCTGGTGCGCGAGAAGACCGAAAGGGGCGAGTACGCCGCTCTCGAGGTCCGGCGCCCGGCGCGCCGGGTGGGTGAGGTGCTGGCCGACGGTTTCGAGGAGTCGGTGGCCCGCATCTCCTTTCCCAAGACCATGCGCTGGTCCGATGGCCGGTGGACCTTCGTCCGTCCCGTGCACAGCCTGGTGGCCCTGGCCGGTGACCAGGTCATGCCCCTCCGGCTCTTCGGCATCGAGGCCGGTCGCCGCAGCCTCGGCCACCGGGCGCTTTCCCCGGAGGGAGTGGAAATCGGCGCCGCCGCGAGCTGGAGCCGCTCGCTGGCCGAAGCCGGTGTCGAGGTCGATCCCCGGCGCCGCCGGGAGCGGTTGCTCGAGAGCCTGCGCGCCGTAGCGGCCGAACAGGGCGGTGAGCTGGTGGAGGACGAGGCCTTGCTGACCGAAGTCGCCGACATGGTGGAACTGCCCGCGGCCCTGGGCGGCCGTTTCGACCGGCGTTTCGTCGACGCCCTGCCGGTGGAAGTCCTCGAGACCTGCCTGCGCCAGCATCAGAAGGCCTTCACCATCGCCAAGGAGGGAAGACGTCTGCCGGCCTTCGCCGTGGCGGTCAACATGCCCGCCGATCCCCAGGGTCACATCCGCCGGGGCCACGAATGGGTGATCTCCGGTCGCCTGGAGGACGCCCTCTTCTTCTGGAACGAAGATCGGCGGCGTCCCCTCGAAGACCGGCGCGACGCCCTCGAAGGGGTGATCTTCCACCAGAAACTGGGCACCTACGCGGCCAAGGTGCGGCGGGTCCAGGCCCTGAGCCTGCACCTGGCCGCCGCGTCCGGATTCAGCGCCGCCCAGCGGGATCACCTGGCGCGGGCCGCCGCACTGTGCCGCTGCGACCTGGTCACCGGCCTGGTGGGAGAGTTCCCCGAACTCCAGGGGCGGGCCGGCGGCCTGATGGCCCGGGCCGATGGTGTGGCCGAAGACGTGGTGGCGGCGATCTACGACCACTACCTGCCCGCCTCGGCGACCGATCCGCTCCCCCGCACCCGGGAGGGGCTCTGCCTGGCCCTGGCCGATCGTCTCGACACGCTGGCCGGCGGTTTCGCCGCGGGCCTGGCGCCGACGGGCAGCCGGGACCCCTTCGCTCTGCGCCGGGCCGGCACCGCCGCGGTGCGACTGGCCGAGGCCCTGGGTCCGGTGGACCTGGCCGAGGCTCTCGTCGAGGCCTTTGCCGGCTACCGGGGCGGGAGCTGGGGGCCGGATCTGGCGGGAGCGGTCGGGCGGCACCGCCGGGCGGTGCTCGACTTCCTGCTCGACCGGCTGGCGGTGCTCGGTGAGCGTCGGGGCGCACGCTACGACGAGATCAACGCCGTGACCGCCCTGGGACGCGAGCGCCTGGTGGTGGCCGACCTGGTGGCCCGCCTCGAGGCCCTGCGGCGTTTCCGCGACAGCGACGACTTCTACGCCCTGGCCGCCGCGGCCAAGAGGGTGCGCAACATCCTCTCGCAGGCCCGGGAAAAGGGCCAGGCGGTGGAGGCCGGCGCCGGCGCCGAGGCCCTGGTCCAGAGCGCGGAAGTCGACCTGGCCGGTCGTCTCGAGCAGGTGCGGGGGCGGGTGGAAGCCGCGGCCGCCGCGGCGGATTACCGGGCGGCCCTCGAAGCGCTGGCGGGACTAAGAAACGCCATCGACCGTTTTTTTGACGAGATCATGGTGATGGACGAAGATCCATCCCTGCGCCGGGCCAGGCTCGGCCTGCTCGCCGGCTTCCACGACCTGGCCCACTCGGTGGTACAGCTCTCGGAGCTGGTCGCCTGA
- a CDS encoding glycine--tRNA ligase subunit alpha has protein sequence MNAPAPLSFQEMILGLSRYWSEKGCVLHQPYDKEVGAGTMHPETFFRSLGPEPWRVAYCQPSRRPADGRYGDNPMRVYKHFQFQVILKPSPVDVQELYLESLRALGVEQGVHDIRFEEDNWESPTLGAAGVGWQVTMDGMEISQFTYFQVMGGVELKPVPVELTYGIERICMFINDIRNIFDIPWAPATAVGPAVPYGVLRRRAEQEQSAYSFEEADVEHHRRLFDWAEQEARRLLARTAGQEQPAPLLIPAYERVLEASHLFNVLDARGALSVTERQGMIQRIRRLSVACAKAWIGAGEGSR, from the coding sequence ATGAATGCACCCGCGCCCTTGAGTTTCCAGGAGATGATCCTCGGCCTTTCCCGCTACTGGAGCGAGAAGGGCTGCGTCCTCCACCAGCCTTACGACAAGGAGGTCGGGGCGGGAACCATGCACCCCGAGACCTTCTTCCGCAGCCTGGGGCCGGAGCCCTGGCGGGTAGCCTACTGCCAGCCTTCCCGGCGTCCCGCCGACGGTCGTTACGGCGACAACCCGATGCGGGTCTACAAGCATTTCCAGTTCCAGGTGATTCTCAAACCCTCGCCGGTGGACGTGCAGGAACTCTACCTGGAGTCTCTCCGCGCCCTGGGCGTCGAGCAGGGGGTGCACGACATTCGCTTCGAGGAGGACAACTGGGAGTCGCCCACCCTGGGTGCCGCGGGGGTCGGCTGGCAGGTGACCATGGACGGGATGGAGATTTCCCAATTCACCTATTTCCAGGTCATGGGCGGCGTGGAACTCAAACCGGTGCCGGTGGAACTGACCTACGGTATCGAGCGGATCTGCATGTTCATCAACGATATCCGGAACATTTTCGACATCCCCTGGGCGCCGGCCACCGCCGTCGGGCCCGCCGTGCCCTACGGGGTGCTGCGCCGGCGGGCCGAGCAGGAGCAGTCGGCCTACAGCTTCGAGGAGGCCGACGTGGAGCATCACCGGCGGCTGTTCGATTGGGCCGAGCAGGAGGCCCGGCGTCTGCTGGCCCGGACGGCGGGCCAAGAGCAACCGGCGCCGCTGTTGATCCCGGCCTACGAGCGGGTCCTCGAAGCCTCCCACCTGTTCAACGTGCTCGACGCCCGGGGCGCGCTGTCGGTCACCGAGCGCCAGGGCATGATCCAGCGGATTCGTCGACTTTCGGTGGCCTGCGCCAAGGCGTGGATCGGCGCCGGGGAGGGCTCGCGGTGA
- a CDS encoding DNA repair protein RecO C-terminal domain-containing protein yields MKHRESEAIVLEIRSREEADRGVTLLLGSGELVVAHAPAGARSRRRFGGALQPGTKVRARWTHARQGSRAVLAEAEPRRAAPAPDPLERYYGACHLLEMARDFSREGLVDPRVYRLVDRSLEALDGGAPVDALLRYAEAWMLRLAGVLPPLEACEVCGASLAGPGTLFLAPDAGARCAAHRGPGATPLEAGAAAWLRRTRGVAPGTLAPLDTGVDDQLRRALGSLLTAFTGRPLRALQALTRLGRERS; encoded by the coding sequence GTGAAACACCGGGAGTCGGAGGCCATCGTGCTCGAGATCCGATCCAGGGAGGAAGCCGACCGGGGTGTGACCCTGCTGCTGGGCAGCGGCGAACTGGTGGTGGCCCACGCACCGGCGGGAGCCCGCTCCCGCCGGCGCTTCGGCGGCGCTCTCCAGCCGGGGACCAAGGTGCGGGCGCGCTGGACCCATGCCCGCCAGGGGAGTCGCGCCGTGCTCGCCGAGGCCGAGCCCCGGCGCGCGGCCCCTGCGCCGGATCCCCTCGAACGCTACTACGGCGCCTGCCACCTGCTGGAAATGGCCCGCGACTTCAGCCGGGAAGGCTTGGTGGATCCGCGGGTCTACCGCCTGGTGGACCGCAGCCTCGAAGCCCTGGATGGCGGGGCGCCGGTGGACGCCCTGCTGCGCTACGCGGAAGCCTGGATGCTGCGCCTGGCGGGGGTCCTGCCGCCCCTCGAGGCCTGCGAGGTCTGCGGCGCTTCCCTGGCGGGGCCTGGAACGCTCTTCCTGGCCCCCGATGCCGGCGCCCGTTGCGCGGCTCACCGGGGGCCGGGCGCCACGCCCCTGGAGGCCGGCGCGGCGGCCTGGTTGCGCCGGACCCGCGGTGTGGCCCCCGGTACACTCGCTCCCCTCGATACCGGGGTCGACGATCAGTTGCGACGCGCCCTGGGATCGCTGTTGACGGCCTTCACCGGACGCCCCCTGCGCGCCCTGCAGGCGCTGACCCGCCTCGGGCGGGAGAGGTCCTGA
- the mgtE gene encoding magnesium transporter has translation MQLDRRQSLVLESVRRFLRRSAPGHLLNLLAKTRPQDFAPIYANLTDREQAQVFRILAGRDQELGAALLAELPQGEGPALLRRLGPAASAALLDRCADDDAAYLLAELGDDEARAILEAMKPEEKQAVEQLLIYEEETAGRIMTPDVFSLHEETTVGEAIAALQAGGDVEMAFYLYVVDEREHLVGVLSLRELLLHPPETRLGELMNSDLITVQTSTDQEEVAKLAAKYDLLAIPVVDEQGRLVGMVTIDDVVDVLREEATEDIFRMAGTSEEERIEPSILKSVRSRFPWLLATCVGGILASMVIASHQDTLANIWGLAAFLPVVLGMGGAAGNQAATVTIRGLATGRIHEGVFASAVLRELGVAGLLGLLYGSLVGLASIVLVTSFAGWDAFPGWSYPLVIGLSLSASMLIATMVASLVPIALEKGGIDPAVSTNPFVSTSSDLLGSLTYVTLASWLLLQ, from the coding sequence ATGCAGCTTGACCGCCGTCAGAGCCTGGTCCTGGAGTCGGTCCGCCGTTTTCTCCGGCGTTCGGCTCCCGGGCACCTGCTGAACCTGCTGGCCAAGACCCGGCCCCAGGACTTCGCGCCGATCTACGCGAACCTGACCGATCGGGAGCAGGCCCAGGTCTTCCGCATCCTGGCCGGTCGCGACCAGGAACTGGGGGCCGCCCTGCTGGCGGAACTGCCCCAGGGCGAGGGTCCCGCCCTGCTGCGCCGGCTCGGACCAGCGGCCTCGGCGGCCCTGCTCGATCGCTGTGCCGACGACGACGCCGCCTACCTGCTGGCGGAACTGGGTGACGACGAGGCGCGGGCGATCCTCGAGGCGATGAAGCCCGAGGAAAAGCAGGCCGTCGAGCAACTGCTGATCTACGAAGAGGAGACCGCCGGGCGGATCATGACCCCCGACGTCTTCTCGCTGCACGAAGAGACCACCGTCGGCGAAGCCATCGCCGCCCTCCAGGCCGGGGGCGACGTGGAGATGGCCTTCTATCTTTACGTGGTCGACGAGCGGGAGCACCTGGTGGGGGTGCTCTCCCTGCGTGAACTGCTGCTGCATCCTCCCGAGACCCGTCTCGGGGAGCTGATGAACAGCGACCTGATCACGGTCCAGACCAGCACCGACCAGGAGGAGGTGGCCAAGCTGGCCGCCAAGTACGACCTGCTGGCCATCCCGGTGGTCGACGAGCAGGGCCGGCTGGTGGGCATGGTGACCATCGACGACGTGGTGGACGTGCTGCGGGAAGAGGCCACCGAGGACATCTTCCGCATGGCGGGAACCTCGGAGGAGGAACGCATCGAGCCTTCCATCCTCAAGTCCGTGCGCAGCCGCTTCCCCTGGTTGCTGGCCACCTGTGTCGGCGGCATCCTGGCCTCGATGGTGATCGCCTCCCACCAGGACACCCTGGCCAACATCTGGGGGTTGGCGGCCTTCCTGCCGGTGGTGTTGGGCATGGGCGGCGCGGCGGGCAACCAGGCGGCGACGGTCACCATCCGGGGATTGGCCACGGGTCGCATCCACGAGGGCGTCTTCGCCAGCGCCGTGTTGAGAGAACTGGGGGTCGCGGGCCTGCTGGGCCTGCTCTACGGCAGCCTGGTGGGTCTGGCCAGCATCGTCCTGGTGACTTCCTTCGCCGGCTGGGACGCCTTTCCCGGCTGGTCGTACCCTCTGGTCATCGGCCTTTCCCTGTCGGCTTCGATGCTGATCGCCACCATGGTCGCCTCCCTGGTGCCCATCGCCCTCGAGAAAGGTGGGATCGACCCGGCGGTCTCCACCAATCCCTTCGTTTCCACCTCCTCGGACCTTCTCGGCTCGCTGACCTACGTCACCCTGGCGAGCTGGCTGCTGCTTCAGTGA
- the era gene encoding GTPase Era: MPETKSESHRSGFAALVGRANVGKSTLLNQLVGTKVAIVSNVPQTTRHRIVGVRTLPEGQVAFIDSPGFHKAQHKLGQVMLERAREAVGEADVLLVVVDASEGIGPGDRFVLQQVDPPRRKAPVLLVLNKIDQLNKGKLLPMIQAGVEEWGCREVVPVSATDGTNCERLLERVLAFLPEGPPLYPPDYVTDQREREQVAELIREKLLTRLRQEVPHAIGVLVDQMEQREDGLIGIGATILVERESQKGIVIGRQGRMLKEVGTAARRELEQRLGQKVFLELWVKVREGWRNRLAILRELRIYPGG; the protein is encoded by the coding sequence ATGCCTGAGACCAAGAGCGAGAGCCATCGCAGCGGTTTCGCCGCCCTGGTGGGCCGGGCCAACGTGGGCAAGAGCACCCTGCTCAATCAACTGGTCGGGACCAAGGTCGCGATCGTCTCCAACGTGCCCCAGACCACCCGCCACAGGATCGTCGGGGTGCGTACCCTGCCGGAAGGGCAGGTGGCCTTCATCGACAGCCCGGGCTTCCACAAGGCCCAGCACAAGCTGGGACAGGTGATGCTCGAGCGGGCCCGGGAAGCGGTGGGCGAGGCCGACGTGCTGCTGGTGGTGGTCGACGCCTCCGAGGGCATCGGCCCGGGTGATCGCTTCGTGCTCCAACAGGTCGACCCCCCCCGCCGCAAGGCGCCGGTGCTGCTGGTGCTGAACAAGATCGACCAGCTCAACAAGGGCAAACTGCTGCCGATGATCCAGGCCGGCGTGGAGGAGTGGGGCTGCCGGGAGGTGGTGCCTGTTTCGGCCACCGACGGGACCAACTGCGAGCGGCTGCTCGAGCGGGTGTTGGCCTTTCTCCCGGAGGGTCCTCCCCTCTATCCGCCGGACTACGTCACCGACCAGCGGGAACGCGAACAGGTCGCCGAACTGATCCGTGAGAAGTTGCTCACCCGCCTGCGCCAGGAGGTGCCCCACGCCATCGGCGTGCTGGTCGACCAGATGGAGCAGCGGGAGGACGGATTGATCGGTATCGGGGCGACGATTCTCGTCGAGCGGGAGTCCCAGAAGGGCATCGTGATCGGTCGTCAGGGCCGGATGCTCAAGGAGGTCGGCACCGCCGCCCGGCGGGAACTCGAGCAGCGGCTGGGCCAGAAGGTTTTTCTCGAGCTGTGGGTCAAGGTTCGGGAGGGGTGGCGTAATCGACTGGCGATTCTGCGCGAGTTGAGGATCTACCCGGGAGGGTAG
- a CDS encoding hemolysin family protein yields MTSLAWSVSAVGPVIVFSGAAAVYLLLSLVAGARLAVSRLAAERLEDESGLPEGLDFDSRAWSAMEFVRHMALVASGAAAVFGPWHQPGFLPATGVGVLLILLGRVLVALIVPRAPEGLLRMAVPALALLDRTVGALLMPLARTHESLAARHRRHRASEDEDAREEQFEEVIRDAEEEGLIEAEQTELMREIADVGDAVAREVMTPRTEIDAVGADAPLEELVRTFVESRHSRLPVYEGSLDRIVGVVSVRDLMGFVPASAGGGENAPRARELMRPVKLVPGAKRVLELLREFQRQRQQIAIVVDEYGGTAGLVTIEDLLEEIVGEIRDEYEPPGTAIQSDGQGGFIAEGLVAIDELKELVGVDVPEEGVETLGGLILSRLGRIPREGESVEVEGLTLEVLKMDGRRIAAVRILSRAAIPAPDEDGDDA; encoded by the coding sequence GTACCTGTTGCTTTCCCTGGTGGCGGGAGCGCGCCTGGCGGTCTCCCGCCTGGCTGCCGAGCGCCTGGAGGACGAGTCGGGTCTGCCCGAGGGGCTGGATTTCGATTCCCGGGCCTGGAGCGCGATGGAGTTCGTGCGTCACATGGCCCTGGTGGCCTCCGGGGCCGCCGCGGTGTTCGGGCCCTGGCACCAGCCCGGCTTCCTCCCCGCTACCGGCGTGGGGGTGTTGCTGATCCTCCTCGGAAGGGTTCTCGTCGCCCTGATCGTTCCCCGGGCGCCGGAAGGGCTGTTGAGGATGGCGGTGCCGGCCCTGGCTTTGCTGGACCGCACCGTCGGCGCCCTGTTGATGCCCCTGGCGCGGACCCATGAAAGCCTGGCGGCCCGCCACCGCCGGCATCGCGCCAGCGAGGACGAGGACGCCCGTGAAGAGCAATTCGAGGAAGTGATCCGGGACGCCGAGGAAGAGGGGCTGATCGAGGCCGAGCAGACCGAGCTGATGCGGGAGATCGCCGACGTGGGCGACGCCGTCGCCCGGGAGGTGATGACCCCCCGCACCGAGATCGACGCGGTCGGCGCCGATGCGCCCCTCGAAGAGCTGGTGCGCACCTTCGTCGAGTCCCGCCACTCCCGGTTGCCGGTCTACGAGGGCAGCCTCGACCGTATCGTCGGCGTGGTCAGTGTCCGCGATCTGATGGGGTTCGTGCCGGCCTCCGCCGGCGGCGGGGAAAACGCGCCCCGCGCCCGGGAGCTGATGCGGCCCGTCAAGCTGGTCCCGGGGGCCAAGCGGGTACTGGAGTTGCTCAGGGAGTTTCAGCGCCAGCGCCAGCAGATCGCCATCGTGGTGGACGAGTACGGAGGCACGGCCGGCCTGGTGACCATCGAGGACCTGCTCGAGGAGATCGTCGGCGAGATTCGCGACGAATACGAGCCTCCGGGCACCGCGATCCAGTCCGACGGCCAGGGGGGGTTCATCGCCGAGGGCCTGGTGGCGATCGACGAACTGAAGGAACTGGTTGGAGTGGACGTGCCGGAAGAAGGGGTCGAGACTCTCGGCGGACTGATCCTCTCGCGCCTGGGCCGGATCCCGCGGGAGGGGGAGAGCGTGGAGGTGGAGGGCCTGACCCTGGAGGTGCTGAAGATGGACGGCCGTCGCATTGCGGCGGTGCGCATCCTGTCCCGTGCCGCGATCCCGGCCCCCGACGAGGATGGCGACGATGCCTGA